A single window of Mycolicibacterium madagascariense DNA harbors:
- a CDS encoding purine-cytosine permease family protein, with the protein MTATTPSQDLHAAPADHVGGIETAGVEYLPEEARDSSPRNVGAVFLGANLTWTNVVFGAFAILFGLSFWQTVTSMVVGTAVGTLAVLPTATIGPRTGTNMTVSSGAFFGIRGRFIGSGLALAIALAFAAVTVWTSGDALVAAAHRLLHAPDTRVAHAVAYAVVAALMVTVALYGHATIVAMQKVVVPVVGTLMVAGFFAFAGHVDVSAPGGNYSLGGYLPTWALSAVLFAAAPISYGPTIGDYTRRISSVRFSDRKIGVALGAGMFIGVMVPSLFGAFTALAFSNPTASYLDDLVTNSPAWYVLPIVAISLLGGLSQGVLCIYASGLDLEGLTPRLRRTQTTVITAAVAIVLLYVGVFVFDAVESVTSMTIALNALITPWIAILAIGAVRTRSYDPVDLQAFAEGRRGGRYWFAGGWHVGAVVAWVLGGTFGLLAVNTTLYVGPLSGIAGGVDLSTVGSAAIAAVVYVVSLRFVEA; encoded by the coding sequence ATGACCGCCACCACGCCATCCCAGGATCTGCACGCCGCGCCGGCCGACCACGTCGGCGGCATCGAGACCGCAGGTGTGGAGTACCTGCCGGAGGAGGCCCGCGATTCGAGCCCCCGCAACGTCGGCGCCGTGTTCCTCGGCGCCAATCTCACCTGGACGAACGTCGTGTTCGGCGCCTTCGCGATCCTGTTCGGGCTGTCGTTCTGGCAGACCGTGACCTCGATGGTCGTCGGCACCGCGGTCGGCACCCTAGCGGTGCTCCCGACGGCGACGATCGGGCCGCGTACCGGCACCAACATGACGGTATCGAGCGGCGCGTTCTTCGGCATCCGCGGCCGATTCATCGGGTCCGGCCTGGCGCTGGCCATCGCCCTGGCGTTCGCTGCGGTGACGGTCTGGACGAGCGGGGACGCGCTCGTCGCCGCCGCGCACCGATTGCTGCACGCGCCGGACACCCGCGTGGCACACGCCGTCGCCTACGCCGTCGTCGCCGCCCTCATGGTGACCGTCGCGCTGTACGGCCACGCGACGATCGTCGCGATGCAGAAGGTCGTCGTACCCGTCGTCGGCACGCTGATGGTGGCGGGATTCTTCGCATTCGCCGGCCACGTCGACGTGTCCGCGCCGGGTGGCAACTATTCACTCGGCGGGTACTTGCCGACCTGGGCGTTGTCGGCAGTGCTCTTCGCGGCGGCACCGATCTCCTACGGGCCCACGATCGGCGACTACACCCGGCGGATCTCGTCGGTTCGGTTCAGCGACAGGAAGATTGGCGTCGCTCTCGGTGCCGGCATGTTCATCGGCGTCATGGTGCCCAGCCTGTTCGGTGCCTTCACGGCGCTGGCGTTTTCCAACCCGACCGCTTCCTACCTCGACGACCTCGTCACCAACTCCCCCGCGTGGTACGTGCTGCCGATCGTCGCGATCTCGTTGCTCGGCGGACTGAGCCAGGGCGTGCTGTGCATCTACGCCAGCGGCCTGGACCTCGAGGGCCTGACCCCGCGACTGCGCAGGACCCAGACCACCGTCATCACCGCCGCGGTGGCGATCGTGCTGCTGTATGTCGGGGTGTTCGTCTTCGACGCGGTCGAATCGGTCACCTCGATGACGATCGCGCTCAACGCGCTCATCACGCCGTGGATCGCGATCCTGGCGATCGGTGCGGTGCGCACCCGCAGCTACGACCCCGTCGACCTGCAGGCGTTCGCCGAGGGGCGCCGCGGCGGACGGTACTGGTTCGCCGGCGGGTGGCACGTCGGGGCCGTCGTCGCCTGGGTGCTCGGCGGCACCTTCGGCCTCCTGGCCGTGAACACCACGCTGTACGTCGGCCCCCTCTCCGGCATCGCGGGCGGCGTGGACCTCAGCACCGTCGGGTCCGCGGCTATCGCCGCTGTGGTCTACGTGGTGTCGCTGCGATTCGTCGAGGCCTGA
- a CDS encoding adenylate/guanylate cyclase domain-containing protein produces the protein MYALLAVAVAEAVAIAVLWRRVATRDEELADLQRKLDTRNNLISGGREAVKTVWQTANILRKEGLGAAVRSNIEDLADWATVERPDLARMTLNGRVTIMFSDIEESTALNERIGDRAWVRLIDRHARMVSREVKRHSGHVVKSQGDGFMVAFAKPSEAVQCSIAIQKHLARRPSGIRVRIGIHAGKSVRRGDDLFGRNVAMAARVASAADGGEILVSESVRDDVGADVSFDDGRDVELKGFSGTHRLYAVEL, from the coding sequence ATGTATGCGCTGCTCGCCGTCGCCGTCGCCGAGGCGGTTGCCATTGCCGTCCTGTGGCGGCGGGTAGCAACCCGCGACGAGGAACTCGCCGACCTGCAGCGCAAACTCGACACCCGCAACAACCTCATCTCGGGCGGGCGCGAGGCCGTCAAGACCGTCTGGCAGACGGCGAACATTCTCCGCAAGGAGGGACTCGGCGCCGCGGTTCGCTCCAACATCGAGGACCTCGCCGACTGGGCGACTGTCGAACGCCCGGATCTCGCCCGCATGACGCTCAACGGGCGGGTCACCATCATGTTCTCCGACATCGAGGAGTCGACCGCGCTCAACGAGCGCATCGGCGACCGCGCGTGGGTCCGCCTGATCGACCGGCACGCCAGGATGGTCAGCCGCGAGGTGAAGCGACACTCGGGCCACGTCGTCAAGAGCCAGGGCGACGGGTTCATGGTCGCGTTCGCCAAGCCCAGTGAGGCCGTCCAGTGCAGCATCGCCATCCAGAAGCACTTGGCCAGGCGGCCCAGCGGAATTCGCGTCCGCATCGGCATCCATGCGGGCAAGTCCGTGCGGCGCGGTGACGACCTGTTCGGCCGCAACGTCGCCATGGCGGCGCGGGTGGCGTCCGCGGCCGACGGCGGCGAGATCCTCGTCAGCGAGTCGGTGCGCGACGACGTGGGCGCCGACGTGTCCTTCGACGACGGCCGAGACGTCGAACTGAAGGGTTTCAGCGGAACCCACCGGCTGTATGCGGTGGAGCTCTAG
- the ychF gene encoding redox-regulated ATPase YchF — translation MGLNLGIVGLPNVGKSTLFNALTRNDVLAANYPFATIEPNEGVVALPDPRLDKLAEMFASEKTVPAPVTFVDIAGIVKGASEGAGLGNKFLANIRECDAICQVVRVFADDDVVHVDGKVDPKSDIEVIETELILADMQTLEKAVPRLEKEARNNKDRKPVHEAAVAAQTTLDGGTTLFAAGTDTSALRELNLMTTKPFLYVFNADESVLTDEARKAELRALVAPADAVFLDAKIEAELQELDDESAAELLESIGQTEKGLDALARAGFHTLQLQTYLTAGPKESRAWTIHRGDTAPKAAGVIHTDFEKGFIKAEIVSYDDLVAAGSMAAAKAAGKVRMEGKDYVMADGDVVEFRFNV, via the coding sequence GTGGGCCTCAACCTCGGAATCGTCGGATTACCCAACGTCGGCAAGTCAACGCTGTTCAATGCCTTGACGCGCAATGACGTTCTCGCCGCCAACTACCCGTTCGCCACCATCGAGCCGAACGAGGGCGTGGTCGCGCTGCCGGATCCGCGGTTGGACAAGCTGGCCGAGATGTTCGCCTCGGAGAAGACGGTGCCTGCCCCGGTGACGTTCGTCGACATCGCGGGAATCGTGAAGGGCGCGTCGGAGGGCGCGGGCCTTGGCAACAAATTCTTGGCAAACATCCGCGAGTGCGACGCCATCTGTCAGGTGGTCCGGGTGTTCGCCGACGACGACGTCGTCCACGTCGACGGCAAGGTGGACCCGAAGTCGGACATCGAGGTGATCGAGACCGAGCTGATCCTCGCCGACATGCAGACGCTGGAGAAGGCGGTGCCGCGGTTGGAGAAGGAGGCCCGCAACAACAAGGACCGCAAGCCGGTGCACGAGGCGGCGGTGGCCGCGCAGACCACGCTCGACGGGGGCACCACGCTCTTCGCGGCGGGCACGGACACCTCCGCGCTGCGCGAGCTGAACCTGATGACCACCAAGCCCTTCCTCTACGTGTTCAACGCCGACGAGTCGGTGCTGACCGACGAGGCCCGCAAGGCCGAACTGCGCGCGTTGGTCGCTCCGGCGGATGCGGTGTTCCTCGACGCCAAGATCGAGGCCGAGCTGCAGGAGCTCGACGACGAGTCGGCCGCCGAGCTGCTCGAGTCGATCGGCCAGACCGAGAAGGGGCTCGATGCGTTGGCGCGCGCGGGCTTCCACACCCTGCAGCTGCAGACGTATCTGACCGCGGGGCCCAAGGAGTCGCGGGCGTGGACCATCCACCGCGGCGACACCGCGCCCAAGGCCGCCGGTGTGATCCACACCGACTTCGAGAAGGGCTTCATCAAGGCCGAGATCGTCTCCTACGACGACTTGGTCGCGGCGGGCTCGATGGCCGCGGCGAAGGCGGCGGGCAAGGTCCGCATGGAGGGCAAGGACTACGTGATGGCCGACGGCGACGTGGTCGAGTTCCGGTTCAACGTCTGA
- a CDS encoding aminotransferase, whose translation MGFDFLREPELPAPRVGEAQATRLLATHYGIEARLESLGSNQDENFLVIAAGDRTVGVLKIANPAFTAVELAAQDAAAEAIAHAEPSLRVAVPQRNLDGEVATEVTGLLDGTAHVRLLPFLSGGTLVDMGYLAPAVVAGMGDLAARVSCALADFRHPGLDRALQWDLRFGHDVVQMLASHVADPTLRERLCTAAADAWARIAPVAHQLPRQAVHLDLTDANVVAGAARRPDGIIDFGDLSDTWAVSELAITLSSVLGHCGAAPTSILPGVKAFHATRPLSGAEVDALWPLLVLRTAVLIVSGAQQVSLDPDNAYLTDQSHAESRMFEQATSVPMDVMTAVVRAELGLAEPPAALTGSLIPELDVASVHELDLSTTSELFDKAPEGVLGEHFRNGVAVAAIEAGATLVVTRFGEADLTRAPLLSQDSPAVVATGVSMWPAAPLTLVAPWPGEIVRRDGEFNLRGTEFELTLTGAEPTPADTVTTGEPLATVGAGGWTHVAVRPVGAPVAPAYVTAELAPGWLALSRDPSPLLGLPESSSETTSNLLARRDESFARVQEHYYADPPQIERGRRHYLMSTAGRAYLDMVNNVTMLGHAHPRVADTANRQLRRLNTNSRFNYEAVVEFSERLAAMLPDPLDTVFLVNSGSEASDLALRLALAVSGHRDVIAVGEAYHGWTYATDAVSTSTADNPQALTTRPDWIHAVESPNSFRGTHRGADAARYATDAVATVADLVAAGRPPAGFICESVYGNAGGMALPDGYLRQVYAAVRAAGGYAIADEVQVGYGRLGEWFWGFEQQGVVPDIVSIAKSTGNGYPLGAVITSRAIADAFSSQGYFFSSTGGSPLSCAIGLTVLDVLREEDLQGNAKRVGGHLKAELTALAAKHPIIGTVHGMGLYLGVEMVRDRDTLEPATEETAAICDRMLELGVVIQPTGERQNILKTKPPLCLDVAGADFYVAALDRVLTEGW comes from the coding sequence ATGGGGTTCGACTTCCTCCGAGAGCCGGAACTGCCCGCACCCCGGGTCGGCGAGGCGCAAGCCACGCGGCTACTGGCGACGCACTACGGCATCGAGGCCCGGCTGGAGTCGCTGGGCAGCAACCAGGACGAGAACTTCCTCGTCATCGCCGCCGGGGACCGCACGGTCGGCGTCCTGAAGATCGCCAACCCGGCCTTCACCGCGGTCGAACTCGCCGCGCAGGACGCCGCCGCCGAAGCCATCGCCCACGCGGAACCGTCACTGCGCGTGGCCGTTCCGCAGCGCAACCTCGACGGTGAGGTCGCCACCGAGGTCACGGGTCTGCTCGACGGCACCGCCCACGTTCGGTTGCTACCGTTCTTGTCGGGCGGGACGCTCGTCGACATGGGATACCTGGCGCCCGCCGTCGTCGCGGGAATGGGCGACCTGGCGGCCCGCGTCAGCTGCGCCCTCGCCGACTTTCGGCATCCCGGGTTGGATCGCGCCCTGCAGTGGGATCTGCGATTCGGCCACGACGTCGTGCAGATGCTGGCATCCCACGTCGCCGATCCGACTCTGCGCGAACGTCTTTGCACGGCCGCGGCCGACGCATGGGCGCGGATCGCCCCGGTGGCCCACCAACTCCCGCGGCAGGCAGTGCATCTGGACCTGACCGACGCCAACGTCGTCGCCGGGGCGGCCCGACGACCCGACGGCATCATCGACTTCGGCGACCTCTCCGACACCTGGGCCGTGTCGGAACTCGCCATCACGCTGTCGTCGGTGCTCGGCCATTGCGGTGCCGCCCCGACGTCGATCCTGCCGGGAGTCAAGGCCTTTCACGCGACCCGCCCGTTGAGCGGAGCCGAGGTCGACGCGCTCTGGCCGCTACTGGTGCTGCGCACCGCGGTGCTCATCGTCAGCGGGGCCCAACAGGTGTCACTCGACCCCGACAACGCCTACCTCACCGACCAGTCCCATGCCGAGTCGCGGATGTTCGAACAGGCGACGTCGGTGCCGATGGACGTGATGACCGCCGTCGTCCGCGCCGAACTCGGCCTCGCCGAGCCGCCCGCCGCGCTCACCGGGTCGCTGATCCCCGAGTTGGACGTCGCGTCGGTTCACGAGCTGGACCTCTCGACCACCTCGGAGCTCTTCGATAAGGCTCCGGAAGGCGTTCTGGGAGAACACTTTCGGAACGGTGTGGCCGTGGCCGCGATCGAGGCCGGCGCGACGCTCGTCGTCACCCGCTTCGGCGAGGCGGACCTGACGAGGGCGCCGCTGCTGAGCCAGGACTCCCCCGCCGTCGTCGCCACCGGCGTGTCGATGTGGCCGGCCGCCCCGCTGACGCTGGTCGCGCCGTGGCCGGGGGAGATCGTGCGCCGCGACGGCGAATTCAACCTGCGCGGAACGGAATTCGAGCTGACCCTCACCGGGGCCGAGCCCACGCCCGCGGACACGGTCACCACCGGTGAGCCGCTGGCGACCGTGGGTGCGGGCGGGTGGACCCACGTCGCGGTGCGTCCCGTGGGTGCGCCCGTCGCACCGGCGTACGTCACGGCCGAACTGGCCCCGGGGTGGCTGGCCCTCTCGCGTGATCCGAGTCCGCTGCTCGGCCTCCCCGAGTCGTCGAGCGAAACGACGTCAAACCTGTTGGCGCGCCGCGACGAGAGCTTCGCGCGGGTGCAGGAGCATTACTACGCCGACCCACCGCAGATCGAACGCGGGCGGCGGCACTACCTGATGTCGACCGCCGGGCGGGCCTACCTCGACATGGTCAACAACGTCACGATGCTCGGCCACGCCCACCCCCGCGTGGCCGACACCGCGAACCGCCAACTGCGACGGCTGAACACCAACTCCCGGTTCAACTACGAGGCCGTCGTCGAGTTCAGCGAACGGCTTGCCGCGATGCTGCCCGACCCGCTGGACACCGTGTTCCTGGTCAATTCCGGTTCTGAGGCAAGCGATCTCGCGTTGCGGCTGGCACTGGCGGTGTCCGGGCATCGCGACGTCATCGCGGTCGGCGAGGCCTACCACGGGTGGACGTACGCCACCGACGCGGTGTCGACGTCGACCGCCGACAATCCCCAGGCCCTCACCACCCGACCGGACTGGATCCATGCGGTGGAGTCCCCCAACAGCTTTCGGGGGACCCATCGCGGCGCCGACGCCGCGCGGTACGCGACGGACGCGGTGGCCACGGTGGCCGACCTCGTCGCGGCGGGGCGGCCGCCCGCGGGGTTCATCTGCGAGTCGGTGTACGGCAACGCCGGTGGCATGGCCCTGCCCGACGGCTACCTGCGCCAGGTGTACGCCGCCGTCCGTGCGGCGGGTGGTTACGCGATCGCCGACGAGGTTCAGGTCGGTTATGGCCGGCTCGGGGAATGGTTCTGGGGCTTCGAGCAGCAGGGCGTGGTGCCCGACATCGTGTCGATCGCCAAGTCGACGGGCAATGGCTACCCGCTGGGCGCCGTCATCACCAGCCGCGCGATCGCCGACGCGTTCAGCTCGCAGGGATACTTCTTCTCCTCGACCGGCGGCAGCCCGCTGTCGTGCGCGATCGGGCTCACGGTGCTCGACGTGCTGCGCGAGGAAGACCTGCAGGGCAACGCGAAACGCGTCGGCGGCCACCTCAAGGCCGAACTGACCGCGCTCGCCGCGAAGCACCCCATCATCGGCACCGTGCACGGCATGGGGCTCTACCTCGGCGTCGAGATGGTCCGCGACCGCGACACCCTCGAGCCCGCCACCGAGGAGACCGCCGCGATCTGTGATCGCATGCTCGAACTCGGCGTCGTCATCCAGCCGACCGGCGAGCGCCAGAACATCCTGAAGACCAAGCCGCCGCTGTGCCTCGACGTCGCGGGCGCGGACTTCTACGTCGCGGCGCTGGACCGGGTGCTCACCGAGGGTTGGTGA
- a CDS encoding NAD(P)-dependent oxidoreductase, producing MSALVVFGANGPTGRRVVGQALAADHRVVAVTRKPAEFPLSSPNLEIVSADVTDPSGVDRAIDGADAVISTYGVPYGRAEITVYSHGIANITQAMTARGVSRLVCVSSTTVATDDAPGESLLWRKVIGPFLRNNLGRTLYDDMERMEHIVVNSGLDWTIVRPGGLFDAEVPTDDYYVGPPRLSGRVTSRADLADLLVKEATEPRYSRAIVDVITRSARPSPLNFLKEAFGVG from the coding sequence GTGAGCGCACTCGTCGTCTTCGGAGCCAACGGCCCCACCGGCCGCCGGGTCGTCGGTCAGGCGCTGGCCGCCGATCACCGCGTCGTCGCCGTGACTCGCAAGCCGGCTGAGTTTCCGCTCAGCTCACCGAATCTCGAGATCGTCTCCGCCGACGTGACCGATCCCTCGGGCGTCGACCGAGCGATCGACGGGGCGGATGCGGTCATCTCGACCTACGGCGTGCCGTACGGCAGGGCCGAGATCACGGTCTACTCCCACGGCATCGCCAACATCACGCAGGCGATGACCGCGCGGGGCGTCAGCCGATTGGTCTGCGTCAGCTCCACCACCGTGGCGACCGACGACGCCCCCGGCGAGTCGCTCCTCTGGCGCAAGGTCATCGGCCCATTCTTGCGAAACAACCTGGGACGCACGCTCTATGACGACATGGAACGCATGGAGCACATCGTCGTCAACAGCGGCCTCGACTGGACGATCGTCCGGCCGGGCGGTCTCTTCGATGCCGAGGTGCCCACCGACGACTACTACGTCGGCCCGCCGCGCCTGTCCGGTCGCGTCACCTCCCGCGCCGACCTCGCCGACCTACTCGTCAAGGAGGCGACCGAGCCGCGGTACTCCCGGGCGATCGTCGACGTCATCACCCGGTCGGCTCGCCCGTCGCCGCTGAACTTCCTCAAGGAGGCCTTCGGCGTGGGCTGA
- a CDS encoding DUF6542 domain-containing protein, producing the protein MSGLRGPSAVPADHRSALPRVPGIPWWGAALVAVVLTAIGVAYDAGSGDNALGAVFAVCYVLGCVAAVLAVRRSGVFTAVIQPPLILFVAVPFAYFIFHGSTFTGIKDTLINYGYPLIERFPLMFFTSATVLVIGLVRWYLGVAARRAGTAPDDESVVDAPEDVPDAAEADVSSASGRRADGRTPRSTRSRTARTAEAAALADPVDDETARAARRAARAGSARSSADATGSTSRRSRHARPPETEIIEPVRPRKRPAPAADASAEPRRRPRTGEPREREPREPRTREPRARDPRGREPRDREPRERLPRDREPRERAPRERRPQPPLDTRTGQDRYERSPRRERPEGYERPERPRRPRPADYERYEPPPTRTNGSSTHHPVSRVRYRGADDGESRTENRSRRPRHSAPDSWEYDV; encoded by the coding sequence GTGTCAGGACTGCGCGGACCGTCTGCGGTGCCCGCCGACCATCGATCGGCGCTGCCCCGCGTCCCGGGAATCCCCTGGTGGGGCGCTGCGCTCGTGGCCGTCGTCCTCACCGCGATCGGGGTCGCCTACGACGCGGGCAGCGGCGACAACGCCCTCGGCGCGGTCTTCGCGGTCTGCTACGTGCTCGGGTGCGTGGCGGCCGTCCTGGCGGTTCGCCGGTCCGGCGTGTTCACCGCGGTGATCCAGCCCCCGCTGATCCTCTTCGTGGCCGTGCCCTTCGCCTACTTCATCTTTCACGGCAGCACCTTCACCGGGATCAAGGACACCCTGATCAACTACGGCTACCCGTTGATCGAGCGGTTCCCGCTGATGTTCTTCACCTCGGCCACCGTCCTCGTCATCGGTCTGGTCCGCTGGTACCTGGGTGTCGCCGCCCGCCGAGCGGGCACGGCCCCGGACGACGAGTCGGTCGTCGACGCCCCGGAGGACGTGCCGGATGCCGCGGAGGCCGACGTGTCCTCCGCGTCGGGCCGCCGAGCCGACGGGCGCACGCCCCGCAGCACCCGCAGCAGGACCGCCCGCACCGCAGAGGCGGCCGCGCTGGCCGACCCGGTCGACGACGAGACGGCCCGCGCCGCCCGCCGCGCCGCCAGAGCCGGTTCCGCGCGGTCGTCCGCGGACGCCACGGGGTCGACGTCGCGGCGCTCGCGACATGCCCGACCGCCGGAGACCGAGATCATCGAGCCGGTGCGGCCCCGCAAGCGCCCGGCACCCGCGGCCGACGCCTCCGCCGAACCGCGTCGTCGTCCTCGAACCGGCGAGCCGCGCGAGCGCGAACCCCGCGAACCCCGCACACGCGAACCGCGGGCGCGCGACCCGCGGGGCCGCGAACCCAGGGATCGCGAACCCCGCGAGCGCCTGCCGCGCGATCGCGAACCCCGCGAGCGGGCACCCCGGGAACGCCGGCCGCAGCCACCCCTGGACACCCGCACGGGCCAGGACCGCTACGAGCGTTCGCCGCGCCGCGAGCGCCCCGAGGGCTACGAACGGCCCGAACGTCCCCGTCGGCCGCGGCCCGCGGACTACGAGCGGTACGAGCCTCCGCCGACCCGCACCAATGGCAGCAGCACGCACCACCCGGTGTCACGGGTGCGGTATCGCGGGGCCGACGACGGCGAGTCGCGGACGGAGAACCGGAGCCGACGGCCGCGTCATTCGGCGCCGGACTCCTGGGAGTACGACGTCTAG
- a CDS encoding alpha/beta fold hydrolase, which yields MSKASSTSSTVEFRGVDDLTLVADEWNRDATTDHPSILMLHGGGQNRHSWKNTGQILADRGFHVIALDSRGHGDSDRSPTADYRVETLCSDILHVLYQIGGPTVLIGASMGGLTGILAAHEAGPELVTKLVLVDVVPRFEKNGSARIRDFMFSGVDGFASLDEAADAVAAYLPHRTRPRSPEGLTKNLRLRDGRWYWHWDPAFLTKPEDDPYTRMDMLEQAAINLQVPTLLIRGKLSDVVSEAGVRDFLSKVPSAEFVELSGAGHTAAGDDNDAFSEVVVDFVSR from the coding sequence CTCGTCGCCGACGAGTGGAACCGCGACGCCACGACCGATCACCCGTCGATCCTGATGCTGCACGGCGGCGGACAGAACCGACACTCCTGGAAGAACACCGGCCAGATCCTCGCCGATCGCGGGTTCCACGTGATCGCGCTCGACAGCCGCGGCCACGGGGACAGCGACCGCTCCCCCACCGCCGACTACCGCGTCGAGACGCTGTGCTCGGACATCCTGCACGTGCTCTACCAGATCGGCGGGCCGACCGTGCTGATCGGCGCCAGCATGGGTGGTCTCACCGGCATCCTCGCCGCGCACGAGGCGGGCCCCGAACTGGTCACCAAGCTGGTGCTCGTCGACGTCGTGCCGCGGTTCGAGAAGAACGGCAGCGCGCGCATCCGCGACTTCATGTTCAGCGGGGTCGACGGTTTCGCCTCCCTCGACGAGGCCGCCGACGCCGTCGCCGCGTACCTGCCGCACCGCACACGCCCGCGCAGTCCCGAGGGGCTGACGAAGAACCTGCGGCTGCGCGACGGCCGCTGGTACTGGCACTGGGACCCGGCGTTCCTCACCAAGCCCGAGGACGATCCCTACACCCGCATGGACATGCTCGAGCAGGCCGCGATCAATCTGCAGGTTCCCACGCTGCTCATCCGCGGCAAGCTCTCCGACGTGGTCAGCGAGGCCGGTGTGCGCGACTTCCTGTCCAAGGTGCCCAGTGCCGAATTCGTCGAACTGTCGGGTGCGGGCCACACGGCAGCCGGTGACGACAACGACGCGTTCAGCGAGGTCGTCGTCGACTTCGTGTCCCGCTGA
- a CDS encoding 4-hydroxy-3-methylbut-2-enyl diphosphate reductase has protein sequence MPQTINMGMPGATRSVVAPPEGKRVLLAEPRGYCAGVDRAVETVERTLEQHGAPVYVRHEIVHNRHVVETLAKAGAIFVEETSEVPEGSIVVFSAHGVAPTVHVEAAERNLTTIDATCPLVTKVHNEAKRFARDDYDILLVGHEGHEEVVGTAGEAPDHVQLVDGPESVDAVTVRDENKVIWLSQTTLSVDETMETVKRLRERFPNLQDPPSDDICYATQNRQVAVKAMAPECELVIVVGSRNSSNSVRLVEVALGAGSKAAYLVDYAEDIDPAWLDGVTTVGVTSGASVPEVLVRGVLERLAEHGYGTVQPVTTANETLVFTLPRAIRPKRNG, from the coding sequence ATGCCGCAGACGATCAACATGGGGATGCCGGGTGCCACCCGCTCGGTCGTCGCGCCCCCCGAGGGCAAGCGAGTGTTGCTGGCCGAGCCGCGTGGGTACTGCGCCGGCGTGGACCGCGCCGTCGAGACCGTCGAGCGCACGCTGGAACAGCACGGCGCACCGGTGTACGTCCGCCACGAGATCGTGCACAACCGGCACGTGGTCGAGACCCTCGCGAAGGCGGGCGCGATCTTCGTCGAGGAGACCAGCGAAGTGCCCGAGGGCTCGATCGTCGTGTTCTCCGCCCACGGCGTGGCCCCGACCGTGCACGTCGAGGCCGCCGAGCGGAACCTGACCACGATCGACGCGACCTGCCCGCTGGTGACGAAGGTGCACAACGAGGCCAAGCGGTTCGCGCGCGACGACTACGACATCCTGCTCGTCGGCCACGAGGGACACGAAGAGGTCGTCGGCACCGCGGGGGAGGCGCCCGACCACGTGCAGCTGGTCGACGGCCCCGAGTCGGTCGACGCGGTCACCGTGCGCGACGAGAACAAGGTCATCTGGCTGTCGCAGACCACCCTCAGCGTCGACGAGACCATGGAGACCGTGAAGCGGCTGCGCGAGCGGTTCCCGAACCTGCAGGATCCGCCCAGCGACGACATCTGCTACGCCACCCAGAACCGCCAGGTCGCGGTCAAGGCCATGGCGCCGGAGTGCGAACTGGTGATCGTGGTGGGTTCGCGCAACTCGTCGAACTCGGTACGGCTGGTCGAGGTGGCGCTCGGCGCCGGCTCGAAGGCGGCCTACCTCGTCGACTATGCCGAGGACATCGACCCCGCCTGGCTGGACGGCGTCACGACGGTCGGCGTCACCTCCGGTGCGTCGGTGCCCGAGGTGCTGGTCCGCGGCGTGCTCGAACGGCTGGCGGAGCACGGCTACGGCACGGTGCAGCCCGTCACGACGGCCAACGAGACGCTGGTGTTCACGCTGCCGCGGGCGATCCGGCCCAAGCGCAACGGCTAG
- a CDS encoding TetR/AcrR family transcriptional regulator, giving the protein MRDAKRKLPSERREELLARAVEISHADGLAAVTLRRVGADLGVTPGLVSHYFSSADQLIAAAFRTAALADLDAARTHVGTASRPTARLEALLDYVLGDVSEIASALWLDAWSLGRRNPTLAAEVPALTDAWLTLIGEILRAGRDAGEFEVSDVEASARRLLILIDGLGAQKVTRDATGNEIAHIARSYVASELPSAHQPSVSTRSSAAT; this is encoded by the coding sequence ATGCGCGACGCCAAGCGAAAGCTGCCGTCCGAACGCCGCGAGGAGCTACTCGCCAGGGCCGTCGAGATCAGCCACGCCGACGGCCTCGCGGCGGTCACGCTGCGGCGCGTGGGAGCCGACCTCGGCGTCACCCCAGGCCTGGTCAGCCACTACTTCTCGTCGGCGGATCAGCTGATCGCCGCGGCCTTTCGCACAGCGGCCCTGGCGGATTTGGACGCGGCCCGCACACACGTCGGCACGGCGTCGAGGCCCACCGCGCGTCTCGAGGCGCTACTGGACTACGTGCTCGGTGACGTCAGCGAGATCGCCAGTGCGCTGTGGCTCGACGCGTGGAGCCTCGGCCGCCGCAACCCCACGCTGGCCGCCGAGGTCCCCGCACTGACCGACGCGTGGCTGACTTTGATCGGCGAGATCCTGCGGGCCGGTCGCGACGCGGGGGAGTTCGAGGTGAGCGACGTCGAGGCGTCGGCCCGACGGCTGCTGATCCTCATCGACGGCCTCGGCGCGCAGAAGGTGACGCGCGACGCCACCGGCAACGAGATCGCCCACATCGCGCGGTCCTACGTCGCGTCCGAACTGCCCTCGGCTCACCAACCCTCGGTGAGCACCCGGTCCAGCGCCGCGACGTAG